One part of the Clostridium thermosuccinogenes genome encodes these proteins:
- a CDS encoding S1C family serine protease has product MNEYFGSYENSYNYESDDIVEEVNRVEQVDTSQRFQVSTKKKSNLKTYISLVLATSLISSTAVGGALYSKFSGELKKQEALIQKAGIVSTINNSNSSSIDRGGVIKTALVKGSTVTEIAKKVGPSVVGIRMSVANPQSRYFGVEMGQSKAEGSGVIISQDGYIMTNYHVVEYADPKNNASKNSTLEVFLPDGRQAKATYVGGDSKNDLAVIKIELENLPVAELGDSSQLEVGELAVAIGNPLGMEFAGSVTAGVVSALDRKVAADDKTLNLIQTDAAINPGNSGGALVNSQGQVIGINTIKISVAGVEGLGFAIPINDAKPIIDQLILFGYVKGRPLIGISGMEITETIANQYGLPVGIYVMDVTAGSGADKAGIRKGDILVSLADKEAKTMKDLDEIKKGYKAGDTVNVVVVREDGKKTLKLVFSEEK; this is encoded by the coding sequence ATGAATGAATATTTTGGTTCGTATGAAAATAGCTATAATTATGAATCCGATGATATTGTGGAAGAGGTAAATAGGGTTGAACAGGTGGATACCTCGCAAAGATTTCAAGTAAGTACAAAGAAAAAATCAAATTTAAAAACTTATATATCTCTTGTTTTGGCAACTTCCTTAATAAGCAGTACTGCAGTAGGTGGAGCTCTATATTCAAAGTTTTCAGGTGAATTAAAAAAACAGGAGGCATTGATACAAAAGGCAGGTATCGTTTCGACTATTAATAACTCCAATAGTAGCTCAATAGATAGAGGTGGGGTAATAAAAACTGCTCTTGTCAAAGGCTCTACCGTAACTGAAATAGCGAAGAAAGTAGGGCCTTCAGTAGTTGGCATCAGAATGTCTGTAGCCAATCCGCAAAGCAGGTATTTCGGAGTAGAGATGGGACAGTCTAAAGCAGAGGGTTCTGGTGTTATCATAAGCCAAGATGGATATATCATGACAAACTATCATGTAGTAGAATACGCAGACCCTAAGAATAATGCAAGTAAGAACTCTACATTGGAGGTGTTTCTTCCGGATGGGAGACAGGCAAAAGCTACATATGTAGGAGGTGACAGTAAAAACGACTTGGCTGTTATTAAGATCGAACTGGAAAACCTTCCTGTAGCTGAACTTGGTGATTCTTCCCAGTTGGAAGTAGGGGAATTGGCAGTTGCTATTGGCAATCCTTTGGGAATGGAATTTGCAGGGTCTGTAACTGCAGGAGTAGTTAGCGCACTGGATAGAAAGGTTGCTGCAGATGATAAAACCCTTAACTTGATTCAGACAGATGCAGCAATTAATCCCGGGAATAGTGGTGGGGCACTTGTAAATTCGCAGGGGCAGGTAATAGGGATTAACACAATTAAAATCTCTGTTGCTGGAGTTGAAGGCCTGGGATTTGCAATTCCAATTAATGATGCGAAACCGATTATTGACCAGTTGATATTGTTTGGATATGTTAAGGGAAGGCCTTTAATAGGTATTTCAGGTATGGAGATCACCGAGACAATCGCGAATCAGTATGGACTGCCAGTTGGAATCTATGTAATGGACGTGACAGCGGGAAGCGGCGCAGATAAAGCCGGAATAAGGAAGGGAGATATACTTGTAAGTCTTGCTGATAAGGAAGCCAAAACTATGAAAGATTTGGATGAGATTAAGAAGGGCTATAAAGCAGGTGATACAGTAAATGTTGTTGTTGTGAGAGAAGATGGAAAGAAAACCTTAAAGCTGGTATTCTCTGAAGAGAAATAA
- a CDS encoding LytR/AlgR family response regulator transcription factor has protein sequence MSPVKVVMADDEHGVMLLLCSILSKLEGALVVGTAENANDIIKLTIEHNPDLAFLDIELPDMKGIELAERLREIKPDIAIVFITAHQEYSLDAFKLYASDYILKPIDEDRVKSTFRRIYKMLEISKKSNTSQNTETCRISINLGSERVFIKLDEIFYIEKSGRHTLISCTNGKFKTRQTLQELEKYLGKMFFRSHKSFIINTDRIEKIVSFPNSSYYEVKFNNCEDKALLSRDRMSELMKYSDYNV, from the coding sequence ATGTCGCCGGTTAAAGTTGTAATGGCTGATGATGAACATGGAGTAATGCTTTTACTATGCTCGATTCTTAGTAAGCTTGAAGGGGCTCTGGTTGTTGGAACAGCGGAAAATGCTAATGATATCATAAAGCTTACAATAGAGCATAACCCGGACTTAGCTTTTCTTGATATTGAGCTGCCTGATATGAAAGGAATAGAGTTAGCCGAGAGGCTGAGAGAAATAAAACCGGATATAGCAATAGTCTTTATAACCGCACATCAGGAATACTCTCTCGATGCATTCAAACTGTATGCATCCGATTACATATTAAAGCCAATTGATGAGGATAGAGTAAAATCTACATTCCGACGCATATATAAGATGCTGGAAATATCAAAAAAGAGTAATACTTCCCAAAATACGGAGACCTGCAGAATTTCAATAAATCTGGGCAGTGAACGAGTCTTTATAAAGCTGGATGAGATATTTTATATAGAAAAGTCCGGACGTCATACCCTTATCTCCTGTACCAACGGGAAATTTAAAACCCGACAAACCCTGCAGGAACTGGAGAAGTACTTAGGAAAGATGTTCTTTCGTTCCCATAAATCTTTCATTATAAACACCGATCGGATTGAAAAGATAGTCTCTTTTCCCAATTCATCGTATTATGAGGTAAAATTCAATAATTGTGAAGACAAGGCTTTACTTAGCCGTGATCGTATGTCTGAGCTAATGAAGTATTCTGATTATAATGTCTAA
- a CDS encoding response regulator transcription factor, with the protein MSNVPQKILIVDDEMKIVEVVKSYLENSGYSVYEAYNGKEALDKFEKENPALIILDLMLPDMNGEEICKALRKKSRVPIIMLTAKVEEEDVLKGLNIGADDYVTKPFSPRQLVARVEAVLRRVSDALIPLSSFITLNNDELVIDTLKYEVKRYGEAINLTPNEYKLLLTMVKYPDKTFTREELIYMAWGEDYDGYDRTIDTHIKNIRQKIESDPKNPKYILTVHGIGYRFGGE; encoded by the coding sequence ATGAGCAATGTGCCCCAAAAAATACTGATCGTGGATGACGAGATGAAAATAGTGGAGGTTGTAAAATCATATCTTGAAAACAGTGGATATTCAGTATATGAAGCATATAATGGCAAGGAAGCTCTGGATAAATTCGAAAAGGAGAATCCTGCTCTAATAATTCTAGATTTAATGCTTCCGGATATGAACGGTGAGGAAATTTGCAAAGCTTTAAGGAAGAAATCAAGAGTACCTATAATAATGCTTACTGCTAAGGTTGAAGAAGAGGATGTTTTAAAAGGTTTGAATATCGGAGCAGATGATTATGTTACAAAACCCTTCAGCCCAAGGCAATTAGTAGCAAGGGTTGAAGCAGTTTTGAGAAGGGTAAGTGACGCATTAATTCCATTGTCAAGCTTTATAACTTTAAACAATGATGAACTGGTCATCGATACCTTGAAATATGAGGTGAAAAGATATGGGGAAGCAATCAATTTGACTCCTAATGAATATAAGCTGCTGTTAACGATGGTAAAATATCCTGATAAGACTTTCACCAGGGAAGAATTGATATATATGGCTTGGGGTGAGGATTACGATGGCTATGACAGAACAATTGATACCCATATAAAGAACATCAGACAAAAAATTGAATCCGACCCAAAAAACCCAAAATACATTTTAACTGTTCATGGAATAGGCTACCGGTTTGGTGGTGAATAG
- a CDS encoding transposase, with protein MNIITCTESLRKFLIALRLTLLLTKPQLANLTSIIASAMQGGFGGKIKNVPELSMRNVHRTSIWKFLSRSPWPTSLVMDKYQLYVLAQISLQARKTGCPVYAILDDTISEKTKPSSKALRPTEGCSFHHSHLRKKRVYGHQIVCVLLECGGLKLPYYMELYDKVKQSKINMVRQIIEALPDFPTKVYVLGNNWYSACSVIKAAHSRGFEYIGALKANRVLYYEGGPRLGQKVNAYVKTLTKKDVRLVTAGNQKYWVHRVNGFIKRLPKIGVILLSWPENKLFEENATHVFYSTCNLSEEVILSTYTERWTIEIFFRDNKMQLELDRYQVRGKQAIRRFLTIIVLAYAYCISISSDDCRTLGIQRKHVRNEIKQNLIAYVYEQACHGIPLSKINEELGIAI; from the coding sequence ATGAACATTATAACATGTACAGAAAGTTTAAGGAAGTTCCTTATTGCATTAAGACTGACACTTTTACTTACAAAGCCTCAACTTGCAAACCTTACAAGCATAATTGCTTCCGCTATGCAAGGCGGCTTTGGTGGAAAAATCAAGAATGTACCGGAACTCAGCATGCGTAATGTTCACCGGACTTCCATCTGGAAGTTTTTATCGAGATCACCATGGCCTACAAGCCTTGTTATGGATAAATACCAGTTATACGTACTGGCACAGATAAGCTTACAAGCCCGGAAAACAGGCTGTCCTGTATATGCGATACTGGATGATACTATTTCCGAAAAGACAAAGCCCTCGTCAAAGGCTTTGAGACCAACAGAAGGTTGTAGTTTCCACCATTCGCATCTCAGGAAAAAGCGTGTTTACGGCCACCAGATCGTATGTGTGCTTCTGGAATGCGGGGGACTAAAGCTGCCTTATTATATGGAACTTTATGATAAGGTTAAGCAGAGTAAAATCAACATGGTGCGTCAAATAATCGAAGCACTGCCGGATTTTCCGACAAAGGTATACGTCCTGGGAAACAATTGGTATAGTGCCTGTTCTGTAATAAAAGCTGCCCATAGCAGAGGTTTTGAGTACATTGGTGCTTTGAAGGCCAACAGGGTCCTTTATTATGAAGGAGGCCCAAGATTAGGACAGAAAGTTAATGCGTATGTGAAAACCCTTACTAAAAAAGATGTCCGCCTTGTCACCGCGGGCAATCAGAAGTACTGGGTTCACCGTGTTAACGGGTTTATCAAGAGGCTCCCTAAAATCGGAGTAATACTGCTTAGTTGGCCTGAAAACAAGCTGTTTGAAGAAAATGCCACGCATGTTTTTTACAGCACATGTAATCTTTCAGAAGAAGTTATTCTATCAACTTACACCGAAAGGTGGACGATAGAAATCTTCTTCAGGGATAACAAGATGCAGCTTGAACTTGATAGATACCAGGTACGTGGAAAACAGGCAATCCGGCGATTCCTGACAATTATTGTGCTCGCTTATGCCTATTGTATAAGCATATCATCTGATGATTGCCGTACCCTGGGTATTCAACGTAAACATGTACGCAATGAAATTAAACAAAACTTGATTGCCTATGTTTACGAACAAGCTTGCCATGGTATTCCGTTGTCAAAGATCAATGAAGAGCTTGGTATAGCCATATAA
- a CDS encoding sensor histidine kinase: MKYSLRTKLSLSYISVVLISVLMISVITNLLLDKHFKDYIIENQERKNKEIVSQINQQYKTGGEWDTEAIGNICINALEQGMIIKLVDSSEKIIWDAKFHDNALCEQMLAHIAKNMSSRYPNWEGRYVENIYPITNKLSEVGKVVIGYYGPYYFNDSDLEFINTINRLLMGVGAFSLILSFLFGSVMAKRLSTPISRVIATAQMISKGYFDGRITEPSSTKETTQLTETINNLAETLENQEVLRKRLTADVAHELRTPLATLQSHMEAMIDGIWKPDTERLKSCHEEIMRINRLVGDLEKLAKYESENLILTKTSFDISELIRHIIQNFENDFANKDIDVKFIGEKEIVTADKDKISQVIINLLSNAQKYTPQGGVVEVIVKGADDVTEITVKDTGKGIPPEDLPHIFERFYRADKSRNRLTGGAGIGLTITKAIIDAHKGKIQVKSKVDEGTEFIISLPKQLG, encoded by the coding sequence ATGAAATATAGTTTGAGAACCAAGTTATCGCTATCTTACATTTCTGTAGTTCTTATTTCTGTGCTCATGATCAGTGTTATAACGAACCTGTTGCTGGACAAACATTTTAAGGATTACATCATAGAAAACCAAGAACGGAAGAATAAGGAAATTGTTTCTCAAATCAATCAGCAGTATAAAACTGGTGGAGAATGGGATACGGAAGCTATTGGGAACATTTGTATTAATGCTTTGGAACAAGGAATGATTATAAAGTTGGTGGATTCTTCGGAAAAGATCATATGGGATGCAAAGTTTCATGATAATGCACTATGCGAGCAGATGTTGGCTCATATAGCAAAGAACATGAGCAGCCGCTATCCCAACTGGGAAGGCAGATATGTAGAAAATATTTATCCTATTACAAATAAGCTGAGTGAAGTCGGAAAAGTTGTAATCGGTTATTATGGCCCATATTACTTTAATGATAGTGATCTGGAGTTTATAAATACTATAAACAGACTTCTTATGGGTGTTGGCGCATTTTCTCTTATTTTATCCTTTCTCTTCGGCTCGGTAATGGCAAAAAGGCTGAGTACACCCATTTCCCGGGTTATAGCCACAGCTCAAATGATTTCAAAAGGATATTTTGATGGCAGGATAACTGAACCATCCAGTACAAAGGAGACTACTCAGCTTACTGAAACCATTAACAACCTTGCTGAAACCTTGGAAAACCAGGAAGTCTTAAGAAAAAGGCTCACAGCCGACGTTGCCCATGAATTACGAACCCCCCTGGCTACTTTGCAAAGCCACATGGAAGCAATGATTGACGGTATTTGGAAGCCTGATACCGAGAGGCTAAAGAGCTGCCACGAAGAAATCATGAGAATAAACAGGTTGGTAGGGGATCTTGAAAAGCTAGCGAAATATGAGAGCGAAAACCTGATCCTTACCAAGACAAGCTTTGATATTTCGGAGCTTATCCGGCATATTATACAGAACTTCGAGAATGACTTTGCGAATAAGGATATAGATGTAAAGTTTATAGGTGAAAAAGAGATAGTAACTGCTGATAAGGATAAAATAAGCCAGGTAATAATAAATCTGCTGTCAAATGCTCAAAAGTACACTCCACAGGGGGGTGTAGTGGAGGTTATAGTTAAAGGTGCCGATGACGTTACAGAAATAACTGTTAAAGATACTGGGAAAGGGATTCCCCCAGAGGACTTACCCCATATTTTTGAACGTTTCTATCGTGCAGATAAATCAAGAAACAGGTTGACCGGAGGTGCCGGAATTGGTCTTACAATCACAAAGGCAATAATTGATGCACACAAGGGGAAGATTCAAGTAAAGAGCAAGGTTGATGAAGGGACAGAATTTATTATATCATTACCAAAGCAGCTCGGCTAA
- the copZ gene encoding copper chaperone CopZ, translated as MERTVLKVDGMSCSHCENAIKKSVGALDGVSAVTVDLKGKTVTVEYESSEVSLDRIKNEIEDQGYDVV; from the coding sequence ATGGAAAGAACAGTATTAAAGGTTGATGGAATGTCTTGTTCGCATTGCGAAAATGCTATTAAAAAATCAGTAGGTGCTCTTGATGGTGTTAGTGCAGTAACAGTTGACTTAAAAGGTAAAACCGTCACAGTTGAATACGAGAGTTCAGAGGTATCACTGGACAGGATCAAAAACGAGATTGAGGATCAGGGATACGATGTTGTATAA
- a CDS encoding heavy metal translocating P-type ATPase, with amino-acid sequence MNKETIKISGMTCAACAKRIEKAVGKLDGVSQASVNFATEKLSVEFDNQKLSTNEIKETIVKAGYGVIEEEKKKTVTIPIGGMTCAACANRIEKALGKVEGISKASVNFATEKATVEYDPQITRLSAIKQVIEKTGYKALSIEKKAAVDEDKLRKEKEIRTLWRKFIVAAIFSAPLLYLAMVPMISWLPFPIPSFLEPMQFPLIFALTQISLVIPVIIAGYKFYTVGYKALIQRSPNMDSLIAIGTTAAVIYSLYSTWQISIGKFHAVEGLYFETAGVIITLILLGKSLEAVSKGKTSEAIKKLMGLAPKTAIVIHDDKEVEVPIDEVEIGDVILVKPGEKIPVDGEVIDGHTAIDESMLTGESIPIDKKAGDKVYAASINTNGMIHFKATKVGGDTALAQIIKLVEDAQGSKAPIAQMADIVSGYFVPIVVVIAVLAFAGWLIGGQTLVFALTIFISILVIACPCALGLATPTAIMVGTGKGAEYGILIKGGEALETTHKINTIVFDKTGTITEGKPEVTDIIAVSGMERDRLLQIAASGEKGSEHPLGQAIVRGAEKKNLEFLKVEKFEAIPGHGIEVTIEGMNVLIGNRKLMDERDISLGELNIQSDRLANEGKTPMYVAVNNKISGIIAVADVVKESSAKAIKKLQSMGIEVAMITGDNRKTAEAIAKQVGINRVLAEVLPQDKSNEVKKLQAEGKKVAMVGDGINDAPALVQADIGMAIGSGTDVAMESADIVLMKSDLMDVPTAIHLSKSTIRNIKQNLFWAFGYNVAGIPIAAGVLYLFGGPLLNPIFAAAAMSLSSVSVLTNALRLKRFKPYK; translated from the coding sequence ATGAATAAAGAAACTATTAAAATAAGCGGTATGACCTGTGCCGCATGTGCAAAGCGAATCGAAAAAGCAGTTGGTAAACTGGATGGCGTTTCACAAGCATCTGTTAACTTTGCAACAGAAAAACTGTCTGTTGAATTTGATAATCAAAAGTTATCTACGAATGAGATCAAAGAAACTATCGTAAAGGCTGGGTATGGAGTTATTGAGGAAGAAAAAAAGAAAACGGTTACCATACCTATTGGGGGCATGACCTGTGCCGCATGTGCCAACCGGATTGAAAAAGCGTTAGGTAAAGTAGAGGGAATTTCAAAAGCTTCTGTAAACTTTGCCACGGAAAAAGCAACGGTAGAATATGACCCTCAAATAACCAGGCTCTCTGCAATCAAGCAGGTCATTGAGAAAACCGGATATAAAGCCTTAAGTATTGAGAAAAAGGCTGCTGTTGATGAAGATAAGCTGCGTAAGGAAAAAGAAATACGTACCCTTTGGAGAAAATTCATCGTAGCTGCTATATTTTCTGCACCACTTTTATATCTTGCCATGGTTCCGATGATTTCGTGGCTCCCTTTTCCCATTCCAAGCTTTCTTGAGCCTATGCAATTCCCTTTAATCTTTGCGCTTACGCAAATCTCTTTGGTTATACCGGTAATTATAGCAGGATATAAATTCTACACTGTCGGCTATAAAGCGCTGATTCAAAGAAGCCCTAACATGGACTCCCTTATAGCAATAGGTACGACAGCAGCGGTTATCTACAGCCTATATTCAACCTGGCAGATATCAATTGGAAAATTTCACGCTGTCGAGGGACTGTATTTCGAAACAGCCGGTGTTATTATTACGTTAATACTGCTTGGCAAGTCACTGGAAGCAGTATCAAAGGGAAAGACCTCTGAAGCCATAAAGAAGCTGATGGGTTTGGCACCAAAAACAGCAATAGTAATACATGATGATAAAGAAGTAGAAGTTCCCATTGATGAGGTAGAAATCGGCGACGTGATTTTGGTAAAGCCGGGAGAAAAAATCCCTGTAGACGGTGAAGTAATAGACGGGCACACAGCAATAGATGAATCCATGCTGACAGGTGAAAGTATACCTATCGATAAAAAGGCTGGAGATAAGGTTTATGCCGCTAGTATTAATACCAATGGTATGATCCATTTTAAAGCTACCAAGGTAGGCGGTGACACAGCTTTAGCACAGATCATCAAACTGGTTGAGGATGCACAAGGCTCAAAGGCTCCTATTGCACAGATGGCTGACATTGTATCCGGATATTTTGTTCCTATCGTAGTTGTTATTGCAGTACTTGCCTTTGCAGGGTGGCTCATTGGAGGCCAGACATTAGTGTTCGCACTTACAATATTTATTTCAATACTCGTTATCGCCTGCCCTTGTGCTTTGGGCCTTGCAACACCAACTGCAATAATGGTTGGAACAGGAAAAGGGGCGGAATATGGGATTCTTATCAAAGGCGGAGAAGCTCTCGAAACTACTCACAAGATCAATACTATAGTTTTCGATAAAACAGGAACCATAACAGAAGGCAAACCTGAGGTAACAGATATCATTGCTGTCTCCGGCATGGAAAGGGATCGGTTGCTTCAAATTGCAGCCTCGGGTGAAAAAGGCTCGGAACATCCTTTAGGCCAGGCTATAGTAAGAGGCGCAGAGAAGAAAAACCTTGAATTTTTGAAAGTAGAAAAATTTGAAGCTATTCCGGGACATGGTATAGAAGTCACTATTGAAGGAATGAACGTACTTATTGGCAACAGAAAACTGATGGATGAAAGAGATATTTCATTAGGTGAGCTTAATATTCAGTCTGACAGGCTCGCAAATGAAGGGAAAACACCGATGTATGTTGCAGTGAACAACAAAATATCCGGTATTATTGCTGTTGCTGATGTTGTTAAGGAAAGCAGTGCAAAAGCAATTAAAAAGCTTCAGTCCATGGGCATTGAAGTTGCTATGATAACCGGTGATAATCGAAAAACTGCCGAAGCGATTGCAAAACAAGTTGGTATAAATAGAGTACTGGCTGAGGTTCTCCCGCAGGATAAGTCAAATGAGGTTAAAAAGCTGCAGGCAGAAGGAAAGAAAGTAGCAATGGTAGGTGATGGAATCAATGATGCGCCTGCCCTTGTACAGGCCGATATTGGTATGGCTATAGGTTCAGGTACCGATGTGGCTATGGAATCTGCAGATATTGTGCTGATGAAAAGTGACCTTATGGATGTTCCAACAGCAATCCACTTAAGTAAAAGTACAATACGCAACATCAAGCAAAACCTGTTCTGGGCTTTTGGATATAATGTTGCCGGCATTCCGATTGCAGCAGGCGTTCTTTATCTTTTTGGCGGTCCGCTTCTAAATCCCATATTTGCAGCTGCAGCAATGTCTCTAAGCTCAGTATCTGTTTTAACAAATGCTTTAAGGCTAAAAAGGTTTAAGCCATATAAATAA
- a CDS encoding sensor histidine kinase, with protein sequence MDVMPLIPFLGVSVPESLVLYYMVLALTKKRESPFVVIILSLLTSIFSFSIRTMPVRFGIHTISQVALMTIFLNLFFRLRWHTSAVVMVLSSVFLGLAEGISVPLLAWIFNLNLEQIISDPLLRILFTLPHLILLAILAYIISKRGWRLPLISEKLGIKNESDKRTTKQLIRQNCLLALCLVQALMLVLLNLSFHAYNSGVYPSFTLKTLVEVGSIVLLISVLATIFVSGYLLKVIERDAKLETEIHYARERHNLHLRLQVERHDFYNHLTAIYGYIKACHYDQAETYIENLYHTVSRIGSLLKIEPPELAAIISTKHEEAKINGIKFYWYVKIQDGSLPLSPEDLTQLTGNLLDNALDAVKMNGSPRIDLVLVCNKLGLELKVSNNGSPIPQNARQNIFTAGYTTKSIKQHSGLGLYIIKQIIDRYDGQLQLREPEGYTGVEFMIYIPWNKYKR encoded by the coding sequence ATGGATGTTATGCCGTTAATCCCCTTTTTAGGTGTATCTGTTCCTGAAAGCCTGGTTTTGTATTATATGGTACTAGCATTAACAAAGAAACGGGAGTCACCGTTTGTAGTAATAATCCTTTCCCTGCTGACTTCGATATTCTCATTCAGTATCCGGACAATGCCAGTACGTTTTGGTATCCATACTATATCACAAGTAGCACTCATGACTATATTTTTGAACCTCTTTTTCCGATTGCGCTGGCATACTTCAGCAGTTGTAATGGTACTTTCAAGTGTGTTTTTGGGATTGGCGGAGGGAATCTCCGTTCCACTTCTGGCTTGGATTTTTAATTTAAATCTTGAACAAATCATCTCTGATCCTTTGCTAAGAATACTTTTTACTTTGCCTCACTTGATTTTACTAGCAATATTAGCGTATATCATCAGCAAACGAGGATGGCGCTTACCGTTAATATCAGAAAAATTGGGAATAAAAAATGAGTCTGACAAAAGAACAACAAAGCAACTCATTAGGCAAAATTGTCTTTTGGCATTATGTCTGGTACAAGCTTTAATGCTTGTTTTATTAAATCTTAGTTTTCATGCCTACAATTCAGGTGTTTATCCCAGTTTTACACTGAAAACCCTAGTAGAAGTTGGTAGCATTGTTTTATTGATTTCTGTTTTAGCTACGATATTTGTATCCGGATATCTGCTAAAAGTCATAGAACGCGATGCAAAATTGGAAACAGAGATTCATTATGCCAGAGAGAGACATAATTTGCATTTGCGTTTGCAGGTTGAGCGTCATGATTTTTACAACCATCTTACTGCCATTTATGGATATATAAAGGCTTGTCATTACGACCAGGCAGAAACCTATATCGAAAATCTGTATCATACTGTCAGCCGCATAGGAAGCCTCCTGAAAATTGAACCTCCGGAATTAGCGGCTATTATAAGTACAAAACATGAGGAAGCAAAAATCAATGGAATCAAATTCTACTGGTATGTAAAAATACAAGACGGTTCTCTTCCACTTTCGCCGGAGGATCTTACTCAATTAACCGGTAACCTTCTGGATAATGCTTTAGATGCAGTAAAAATGAATGGTTCCCCACGAATAGACTTAGTTCTAGTATGCAATAAGCTAGGTTTGGAATTAAAGGTATCCAATAACGGCAGCCCCATCCCTCAAAATGCTAGGCAAAATATTTTTACTGCCGGATATACAACTAAAAGCATTAAACAGCATAGCGGTCTTGGGCTATATATAATTAAGCAGATTATAGATCGTTATGACGGTCAATTACAATTGAGAGAGCCTGAAGGCTATACCGGTGTGGAATTTATGATTTATATTCCTTGGAATAAATATAAGCGATAA